One genomic window of Polyangium aurulentum includes the following:
- a CDS encoding acyl-CoA dehydrogenase family protein → MALEHAGSIAAGVIAEDAPVVDRDGAWPARGIRALQAAGLAGLVLPESVGGHGHGLLSVAKICQVVGRVCPSTAISFGMHLVGSAVIAAKATPEQRRRYLEPIARGEHLTTLALSEPGTGSHFYIPETRIEPTDRGFVLNGQKSFVTNGSQVDSYVVSAVSAGASAQPGEFSCVVVRKESPGLSWGPQWAGWGMRGNSARNVTLSDVAIERSDLLGEEGDEIWYVFQIVAPFFLMAMAGTYLGVAEAALEVGRRHLLERTYSHTGASLAENGLLQHRLGILWAQVHRTRAFLEEAARLGDAGHADALPALCSSKAEVAETAERVTAEIMTLLGGRGYAAGSHVQQLYRDVRAAHIMSPTTDILRTWTGRAILGLPILGE, encoded by the coding sequence ATGGCACTCGAGCATGCGGGCTCGATCGCAGCCGGTGTCATCGCGGAAGATGCGCCCGTCGTCGACCGGGATGGAGCCTGGCCTGCGCGAGGCATCCGGGCGTTGCAAGCCGCCGGGCTGGCAGGGCTCGTGCTGCCCGAGTCCGTCGGCGGGCACGGCCATGGGCTGCTCTCCGTGGCGAAGATCTGTCAGGTCGTCGGCCGCGTTTGCCCGTCGACCGCAATCTCTTTCGGCATGCACCTCGTCGGCTCGGCGGTCATCGCGGCCAAGGCCACGCCGGAGCAGCGCAGGCGTTACCTCGAGCCGATCGCCCGCGGCGAGCACCTGACCACGCTTGCGCTGAGCGAGCCTGGCACCGGGTCGCATTTCTACATCCCCGAGACGCGGATCGAGCCGACCGATCGAGGCTTCGTGCTCAACGGGCAGAAGTCTTTCGTGACGAACGGCAGCCAGGTCGATTCGTATGTCGTGTCGGCCGTGAGCGCCGGCGCGAGCGCGCAGCCGGGGGAGTTTTCCTGCGTGGTCGTGCGCAAGGAGTCGCCGGGGCTCTCCTGGGGCCCGCAATGGGCCGGCTGGGGCATGCGCGGCAACTCGGCCCGGAACGTCACCCTCTCCGACGTGGCCATCGAGCGCTCCGACCTGCTCGGCGAGGAGGGCGACGAGATCTGGTACGTATTCCAGATCGTCGCGCCATTCTTTCTCATGGCAATGGCGGGCACGTACCTCGGCGTCGCGGAGGCCGCGCTCGAGGTGGGGCGGCGACATCTGCTCGAACGAACGTACAGCCATACGGGCGCGTCGCTCGCGGAGAATGGTCTTTTGCAGCACCGCCTGGGCATCCTCTGGGCACAGGTCCACAGGACGCGCGCGTTCCTCGAGGAGGCGGCGCGCCTCGGGGATGCTGGCCACGCCGACGCGCTGCCCGCGCTTTGCTCGTCGAAAGCGGAGGTCGCCGAGACGGCAGAGCGCGTCACCGCCGAGATCATGACCCTCCTCGGGGGGCGCGGCTATGCCGCGGGGTCGCACGTGCAACAGCTCTATCGCGACGTGCGGGCCGCCCACATCATGTCGCCGACCACGGACATCCTGCGCACCTGGACGGGCCGGGCCATTCTCGGTCTGCCCATCCTGGGGGAATAG
- a CDS encoding SpoIVB peptidase S55 domain-containing protein, translated as MPGPRRDDSPLPSNRLLDRLSGTRVVPLGLALGAIASVLVGVGAAEALPQDPPDVMPLSEVKPGMKGYGLTVFSGTTPEKFDVEIISTLRNFRPNQDLVLIKTPNHPRLDAARTVGGMSGSPIYLNGKMIGAYAYGWLFGAEPIAGVTPIRSMLDELARPIPKTILPIKGGAPLLTSDASPSPSPGKHVRSFVGAPEGYDLQGHASQIASRAASSLSAPEGVGLAKASTPIMLGGMTGMSMRMANNLLAPMGLEPMQAGGGSSMTPDPSAPAKYVDGGAIGVELVRGDISAMGLGTVTRVSGDKLVGFGHPMLGGGIESLPTAVARVHWILASQNRSFKIGEAVRSVGALVNDRQAAIVVDSSVKAPVFPMRVSVTGVEGAPHPIWNVEVAHDQFMAPAFTAMAIGNAFETTSGERRDMTFRAISKVKLARFGSFTVTDFGAGNGSPPGPDEFQRGRLVRAVGSLLNNPWEAVTIERIDTEVRVSFEREVYTLRGAKVLEPEIDAGSKARIQLDLQRFQGKVETKIIEVDVPAELAGREVEIELAPGYEVERPQPSPESVAELVAAIPNQTFDAESIVATFRLRENGASFRGKVASRLPPGALDTLRSSVDSDAPETFVAQVQSAVPLKQFMIGRDTVRVKIRPVLR; from the coding sequence ATGCCCGGCCCTCGCCGCGACGATTCACCCCTCCCTTCGAACCGCCTCCTCGATCGCCTCTCCGGCACACGCGTCGTGCCGCTCGGGCTCGCGCTCGGCGCGATCGCGAGCGTGCTCGTAGGCGTCGGCGCCGCCGAAGCGCTGCCGCAGGATCCGCCCGACGTCATGCCCCTGTCCGAGGTCAAACCCGGCATGAAGGGCTACGGGCTCACGGTCTTCTCCGGCACCACGCCCGAGAAATTCGACGTCGAGATCATCTCGACCCTTCGCAATTTCCGGCCCAATCAGGATCTCGTCCTCATCAAGACGCCGAACCACCCGCGCCTCGACGCCGCGCGCACGGTCGGCGGAATGAGCGGCAGCCCGATCTACCTGAACGGCAAGATGATCGGCGCCTACGCGTACGGCTGGCTCTTCGGCGCCGAGCCCATCGCGGGCGTCACGCCCATTCGCTCGATGCTCGACGAGCTCGCCCGGCCCATCCCCAAGACCATCCTCCCCATCAAGGGCGGCGCCCCGCTGCTCACGAGCGACGCTTCTCCCTCGCCGAGCCCGGGCAAACACGTCCGCTCGTTCGTCGGCGCCCCCGAAGGCTACGACCTGCAGGGCCACGCGTCGCAGATCGCCTCGCGCGCCGCTTCCTCGCTCTCGGCGCCCGAGGGCGTCGGCCTCGCCAAGGCTTCCACGCCCATCATGCTCGGCGGCATGACGGGCATGTCGATGCGCATGGCGAACAACCTGCTCGCGCCCATGGGCCTCGAGCCCATGCAAGCGGGCGGCGGCTCGTCGATGACGCCCGATCCCTCGGCGCCCGCCAAGTACGTCGACGGCGGCGCGATCGGCGTCGAGCTGGTGCGCGGCGACATCTCCGCGATGGGCCTCGGCACCGTCACGCGCGTGAGCGGCGACAAGCTCGTCGGCTTCGGCCACCCCATGCTCGGCGGCGGCATCGAGTCGCTCCCCACGGCCGTCGCGCGCGTGCACTGGATCCTCGCGAGCCAGAACCGCAGCTTCAAGATCGGCGAGGCCGTGCGCTCGGTCGGCGCGCTCGTGAACGACCGGCAGGCCGCGATCGTCGTCGACTCGTCGGTCAAGGCGCCCGTCTTCCCGATGCGCGTGTCGGTCACGGGCGTCGAGGGCGCGCCGCATCCGATCTGGAACGTCGAGGTCGCGCACGATCAGTTCATGGCCCCCGCGTTCACCGCGATGGCCATCGGCAACGCCTTCGAGACGACCAGCGGCGAGCGCCGCGACATGACCTTCCGCGCGATCAGCAAGGTCAAGCTCGCCCGCTTCGGCAGCTTCACGGTGACCGACTTCGGCGCCGGCAACGGCAGCCCCCCGGGCCCGGACGAGTTCCAGCGCGGCCGGCTCGTGCGCGCGGTCGGCTCGCTCCTCAACAACCCCTGGGAGGCGGTCACGATCGAGCGCATCGACACCGAGGTGCGCGTCTCCTTCGAGCGCGAGGTCTACACCCTGCGCGGCGCCAAGGTCCTCGAGCCCGAGATCGACGCCGGCTCCAAGGCGCGCATCCAGCTCGATCTGCAGCGCTTCCAGGGCAAGGTCGAGACGAAGATCATCGAGGTCGACGTCCCCGCCGAGCTCGCCGGTCGCGAGGTCGAGATCGAGCTCGCCCCGGGCTACGAGGTCGAGCGCCCGCAGCCCTCGCCCGAGAGCGTCGCCGAGCTCGTCGCGGCGATCCCGAACCAGACCTTCGACGCCGAGAGCATCGTCGCCACCTTCCGCCTTCGCGAGAACGGCGCGAGCTTCCGCGGCAAGGTCGCCTCGCGGCTGCCGCCCGGCGCCCTCGACACGCTCCGCTCGAGCGTCGACTCCGACGCGCCCGAGACCTTCGTCGCCCAGGTGCAGTCGGCCGTGCCGCTCAAGCAGTTCATGATCGGTCGCGACACCGTGCGCGTGAAGATCCGCCCCGTGCTGCGCTGA
- a CDS encoding metallophosphoesterase, translated as MRRSVLAFAIFLLVITAVVAGVHYYLWHRMLRAPQIDRRWQVLGARVLIALGIAMPVSMFLVRTLPRTIGTLISYLAYTWMGIAAMLFSVLVITEIVRWSVVAGSALASRPLDEARRAFLSRLLAGAAGLVTMGLAGMGVASALGAVAVKRVAVGLRRLPASLTGFRIVQLTDVHIGPTIGKEWLAGIVERVNALEPDLVVITGDLVDGSVAALQAHVAPLADLRARFGVYFVTGNHEYYSGATEWIAELGRLGVRVLRNERVTIGDGDASFDLAGVDDWKSKDMAPGHGPDIAKACEGRDASRELILLAHQPRQIFEAAAHGVGLQISGHTHGGQIFPITLLVGLDQPYVAGLSRHEETQIYVSRGTGYWGPPMRVGAPSEITLLQLEREVPA; from the coding sequence GTGCGGCGCTCGGTCCTCGCCTTCGCGATCTTCCTCCTCGTCATCACTGCCGTGGTCGCCGGGGTCCACTACTACCTGTGGCACCGCATGCTCCGCGCGCCGCAGATCGATCGGCGCTGGCAGGTCCTCGGCGCGCGCGTGCTCATCGCGCTCGGCATCGCGATGCCGGTATCGATGTTCCTCGTGCGCACGCTGCCGCGCACCATCGGCACGCTGATCTCGTACCTCGCGTACACGTGGATGGGCATCGCGGCGATGCTCTTCTCGGTCCTGGTCATCACCGAGATCGTGCGCTGGTCCGTCGTCGCGGGCTCGGCGCTCGCGTCACGACCGCTCGACGAGGCGCGCCGCGCCTTCCTTTCACGCCTGCTCGCGGGCGCGGCCGGGCTCGTGACGATGGGGCTCGCGGGCATGGGCGTCGCGAGCGCGCTCGGCGCCGTCGCGGTCAAGCGCGTGGCCGTCGGGTTGCGCAGGCTGCCCGCGTCGCTCACGGGCTTTCGCATCGTGCAGCTCACCGATGTCCACATCGGCCCGACGATCGGCAAGGAGTGGCTCGCGGGCATCGTGGAGCGCGTCAACGCGCTCGAGCCCGATCTCGTCGTGATCACGGGTGACCTCGTCGACGGCTCGGTGGCCGCGCTGCAAGCGCACGTCGCCCCGCTCGCGGATCTGCGCGCGCGCTTCGGCGTCTACTTCGTCACGGGCAACCACGAGTACTACTCGGGCGCGACGGAGTGGATCGCGGAGCTCGGCCGGCTCGGCGTGCGCGTCTTGCGTAACGAGCGCGTCACGATCGGCGATGGCGACGCGAGCTTCGACCTCGCGGGCGTCGATGATTGGAAGTCAAAGGATATGGCGCCCGGCCACGGGCCCGACATCGCGAAGGCGTGCGAGGGTCGCGACGCGAGCCGCGAGCTCATCCTGCTCGCGCACCAGCCGCGCCAGATCTTCGAGGCCGCCGCGCACGGCGTGGGCTTGCAGATCAGCGGCCACACGCACGGCGGCCAGATCTTCCCGATCACGCTCCTCGTGGGCCTCGACCAGCCCTACGTCGCGGGCCTATCGCGCCACGAGGAGACGCAGATCTACGTCAGCCGCGGCACGGGCTACTGGGGTCCGCCGATGCGCGTGGGCGCGCCGTCGGAGATCACGCTCCTGCAGCTCGAGCGCGAGGTCCCCGCGTGA
- a CDS encoding response regulator transcription factor, with amino-acid sequence MRSVSYRFPEPRQFEQMIGAAGDSELELGLPPGEQVEDGEWVLAIFDVGPDRRATSAAARAAIAPDGPRLVFEPRDWKRLSDFAQMEASRPPSAPPPAREHGEGFHIEHEPTLATGEEPPPPPPPPPPRVGHVSHSWPPRAGLSSRILVVDDDPDIRDVVSAMLEAVGLVVTTRTSAEEALETVQREQFDLMVLDWNLPKMTGVELCRTIRRELGMPLPVLFLTANASSQDMVEAFASGADDYVVKPFRAPELGARIFSLLRRAK; translated from the coding sequence GTGCGGAGCGTCAGCTATCGCTTTCCAGAGCCTCGGCAGTTCGAGCAGATGATCGGCGCGGCCGGAGATTCCGAGCTCGAGCTCGGCCTGCCTCCTGGAGAGCAGGTCGAGGACGGGGAGTGGGTCCTGGCCATCTTCGACGTGGGCCCCGACAGACGGGCCACGTCCGCCGCAGCGCGCGCGGCCATCGCGCCCGACGGGCCGCGTTTGGTGTTCGAGCCCCGCGACTGGAAGCGTCTTTCCGATTTCGCGCAGATGGAAGCGTCGCGCCCGCCCTCGGCGCCGCCGCCCGCGCGCGAGCATGGAGAAGGCTTCCACATCGAGCACGAGCCCACGCTCGCCACGGGTGAGGAGCCGCCGCCTCCGCCTCCACCTCCGCCTCCGCGCGTCGGGCACGTCTCGCACTCGTGGCCGCCGCGCGCCGGCCTGAGCTCGCGCATCCTGGTGGTGGATGACGATCCCGACATCCGCGACGTGGTCTCCGCGATGCTCGAAGCGGTGGGCCTCGTCGTGACGACCCGCACGAGCGCCGAGGAGGCGCTCGAGACCGTGCAGCGCGAGCAGTTCGATCTGATGGTGCTCGACTGGAACCTGCCCAAGATGACGGGCGTCGAGCTGTGCCGAACGATCCGCCGCGAGCTCGGCATGCCGCTGCCCGTCCTGTTCCTCACGGCGAACGCGTCGTCGCAGGACATGGTCGAGGCGTTCGCGAGCGGCGCGGACGACTACGTGGTCAAGCCCTTCCGCGCGCCCGAGCTCGGCGCGCGCATCTTCAGCCTGCTCAGGCGCGCGAAGTAG
- a CDS encoding DsbA family protein, translated as MALALLRWSPLLIALLASGSTCKGSSDQDEPKPETMPTSKAVVLNLPGIDLTPLTDRERRDWSSQVSETLAPCPETPVPLAQCIQENRPCKACLPAAKFLFKQVQAGRSKKEREDAYAARFDPKKVRTLPTEGSPELGPPDATVTIVEWADFECPACRAFYPILDKLVNRFPGQVRLVYKFYPLPIHSHGEISSRAGVAAFRQGKFWEMHHTLFDNQERLEQQDIEGYAKALKLDMPKFRADMGSEDTVNLIQRDKKLGEEVAIEGTPTVFINGREVDLGRLIEPEQDLEEWVRLDIELAGKTPAAAPAAGTAAPSATPSATPTATPTAAPSAAPSAAPTATPTKK; from the coding sequence ATGGCGCTGGCTCTCCTTCGATGGTCACCCCTCCTCATCGCCCTCCTGGCGAGCGGGAGCACCTGCAAAGGTTCGTCCGACCAGGATGAACCCAAGCCCGAGACGATGCCCACCTCGAAGGCGGTCGTGCTCAACCTCCCCGGCATCGATCTGACGCCGCTCACGGACCGCGAGCGACGCGACTGGTCGAGCCAGGTGAGCGAGACGCTCGCGCCCTGCCCGGAGACCCCGGTCCCCCTCGCGCAGTGCATCCAGGAAAACCGCCCCTGCAAGGCGTGCCTGCCTGCGGCGAAGTTTCTCTTCAAACAGGTGCAAGCCGGGCGCTCCAAGAAAGAGCGCGAGGACGCGTACGCCGCGCGCTTCGATCCGAAGAAGGTGCGCACGCTGCCGACCGAAGGCTCGCCCGAGCTCGGGCCCCCGGACGCGACCGTGACGATCGTGGAGTGGGCAGACTTCGAGTGTCCTGCCTGCCGCGCCTTCTACCCGATCCTCGACAAGCTCGTGAATCGCTTCCCGGGGCAGGTGCGGCTCGTCTACAAGTTCTACCCGCTGCCCATCCACTCGCACGGCGAGATCTCCTCGCGCGCGGGCGTCGCCGCCTTCCGGCAGGGCAAGTTCTGGGAAATGCATCACACGCTCTTCGACAACCAGGAGCGGCTCGAGCAGCAGGACATCGAGGGCTACGCCAAGGCGCTCAAGCTCGACATGCCCAAGTTCCGCGCCGACATGGGCTCGGAAGACACGGTGAACCTCATCCAGCGCGACAAGAAGCTCGGCGAAGAGGTCGCCATCGAAGGCACGCCGACGGTCTTCATCAACGGTCGCGAGGTCGACCTGGGCCGGCTCATCGAGCCCGAGCAGGACCTCGAGGAGTGGGTGAGGCTCGACATCGAGCTCGCCGGCAAGACGCCCGCTGCCGCGCCCGCCGCCGGCACGGCCGCGCCCTCGGCGACACCTTCTGCGACGCCCACGGCGACGCCCACGGCCGCGCCTTCTGCAGCACCGAGCGCCGCGCCCACGGCGACGCCGACCAAGAAATGA
- a CDS encoding 3'-5' exonuclease, with protein sequence MKVADPCGCFPTGRHYPGIAHLLKVRAVGVASELDAGIAWMDHPIAFLDVETTGRNPATDRLVEVAVVIGRGGEVLARQSWLINPGRPIPAESTAVHGIKDEDVAGKPSFVEVADEILAALAGAIPAAYNASFDKGFLLAELERAGVRPETPPPAMRREVDWIDPLTFARELYKKEESRALGDMAALLGISLVNAHRATDDAEAALRVLYALSKDPRVPRAYGSFIQEQRRLLRVQDEARARWRRPT encoded by the coding sequence ATGAAGGTCGCAGACCCTTGCGGCTGCTTCCCGACCGGGAGGCACTACCCGGGCATCGCGCACCTGCTCAAGGTGCGCGCGGTCGGCGTCGCGTCCGAGCTCGACGCGGGCATCGCGTGGATGGATCACCCGATCGCCTTCCTCGACGTCGAGACCACCGGCCGCAACCCTGCCACCGACCGGCTCGTCGAGGTCGCCGTCGTCATCGGTCGCGGGGGCGAGGTGCTCGCGCGGCAGAGCTGGCTCATCAACCCGGGCCGCCCCATCCCGGCCGAGTCGACGGCCGTGCACGGCATCAAGGACGAGGACGTCGCTGGCAAGCCCTCGTTCGTCGAGGTCGCCGACGAGATCCTCGCCGCGCTCGCGGGCGCGATCCCTGCCGCGTACAACGCCTCGTTCGACAAGGGCTTCCTGCTCGCGGAGCTGGAGCGCGCGGGGGTTCGCCCGGAGACGCCGCCGCCCGCGATGCGGCGCGAGGTCGACTGGATCGACCCGCTCACGTTCGCGCGCGAGCTGTACAAGAAAGAGGAGAGCCGCGCGCTCGGCGACATGGCGGCGCTGCTCGGGATATCGCTCGTCAACGCCCACCGCGCGACGGACGACGCGGAGGCGGCGCTGCGGGTGCTCTACGCCCTGTCGAAGGACCCGCGGGTGCCGCGCGCCTACGGCAGCTTCATCCAGGAGCAGCGGCGTCTGCTGCGCGTTCAGGACGAAGCCCGGGCGCGGTGGAGACGGCCGACCTAG
- a CDS encoding serine/threonine-protein kinase, producing MTVYKPGTIVDGRYCLVAPIGSGATGLVYSAEDRELSAPVAIKFLHPAVGEDPVVLARMAREARAMGVLSGTSATQILAFNTSQEGVRYIVMELLDGKDLGAYLVGLESQGKHLGVERFLELFEPVVDTLEAAHERGIIHRDVKPANIFVLRRRARGVVRLLDFGLAKELGAVGVTRQGAITGTPIYMSPEGWSGRPQDLDARADVYSLGAVMFRALAGRPPFQAKGIGLMREVLGAARPSLRVLRPELPEAVDGWVAQALAVTPKDRFQTARALWIALIEALGRELPVDED from the coding sequence ATGACGGTATATAAACCAGGGACAATCGTCGACGGGCGCTACTGTCTCGTCGCGCCCATCGGCAGCGGCGCGACGGGGCTCGTGTACAGCGCCGAGGACAGGGAGCTGTCGGCGCCGGTCGCCATCAAGTTCTTGCACCCGGCCGTCGGCGAGGACCCGGTGGTGCTCGCACGCATGGCGCGGGAGGCGCGCGCGATGGGCGTGCTGTCCGGCACGAGCGCGACGCAGATCCTCGCCTTCAACACCTCGCAGGAGGGCGTGCGCTACATCGTCATGGAGCTGCTCGACGGCAAGGACCTCGGCGCCTACCTCGTCGGCCTCGAGTCGCAGGGCAAGCACCTCGGCGTCGAGCGCTTCCTCGAGCTGTTCGAGCCCGTCGTCGACACGCTCGAGGCCGCGCACGAGCGGGGGATCATTCACCGCGACGTCAAACCCGCGAACATCTTCGTCCTGCGCCGCCGCGCCCGCGGCGTCGTGCGCCTGCTGGATTTCGGCCTCGCCAAGGAGCTCGGCGCCGTGGGCGTCACGCGGCAGGGCGCGATCACGGGCACGCCGATCTACATGTCGCCCGAGGGCTGGTCGGGCCGGCCGCAGGACCTCGATGCCCGCGCCGACGTCTACTCGCTCGGGGCGGTCATGTTCCGCGCCCTCGCCGGCCGTCCACCCTTCCAGGCCAAGGGGATCGGGCTCATGCGCGAGGTGCTTGGCGCGGCACGCCCGAGCCTGCGCGTTCTGCGGCCGGAGCTGCCCGAGGCGGTCGACGGGTGGGTCGCGCAAGCCCTCGCGGTCACCCCGAAAGATCGATTCCAGACCGCGCGCGCGCTGTGGATCGCGCTCATCGAGGCCCTCGGCCGCGAGCTGCCCGTGGACGAGGACTGA
- a CDS encoding protein kinase domain-containing protein has translation MRRQIADLIPRQLFHDRYRVVRSIRSGSMGALYEVVDERAGVSRALKIISPSLLQPGPEPRARFITETRIAGSLQSEHVVRTLEVGVDDDLGAPFLVTELFRGEFFSTVLERGPVPLVEAVLYLSQIALALDKAHAQGLVHRDLQPDNLFLTPREDGTPCVKLLDFGLAKLWQSDMSLTRGAVGTPLYVAPEQLTAPETVGAAVDIYGLGLVAYAFLTGEAYWREEQERHAGSSYKLAMATLNHPLEPPTSRAHRRKRVELPPAFDAWFATCTALRPESRFVRITEAMLALSSALGFSTRPATGTIERVERVPTPPDAMATIGPPSRSNRTPTRATPAISVGVPSERMPAGPASTRNITRLSQAGYTISVDPSRKLVHVRVWGFWTPDIGRQYLEEFRQKSQPFWGSRWFVLADIREFPAQRPEVGEYVKGTMVLAQQNGIVRAANLVASALSKMHIARLSAEQGLPEYSFFTDEQEAIRWLLGS, from the coding sequence GTGCGCCGTCAGATTGCGGACCTCATCCCCCGGCAGCTCTTTCACGATCGTTATCGCGTCGTCCGCTCGATCCGCTCCGGTAGCATGGGGGCCCTCTACGAGGTCGTCGACGAACGAGCCGGGGTCTCGCGCGCCCTGAAGATCATCTCGCCCTCGCTCCTGCAGCCGGGCCCCGAGCCTCGCGCCCGTTTCATCACCGAGACGCGCATCGCCGGGTCGCTCCAGAGCGAGCACGTCGTTCGCACGCTCGAGGTGGGCGTCGACGACGACCTCGGCGCCCCCTTCCTCGTGACCGAGCTGTTTCGGGGCGAGTTCTTCTCCACCGTCCTCGAGCGCGGCCCTGTGCCGCTCGTCGAGGCGGTCCTGTACCTGAGCCAGATCGCGCTCGCGCTCGACAAGGCCCACGCCCAGGGGCTCGTGCACCGGGACCTGCAGCCGGACAACCTCTTTCTCACGCCGCGCGAGGACGGCACGCCCTGCGTGAAGCTGCTCGATTTCGGCCTCGCCAAGCTGTGGCAGAGCGACATGAGCCTCACGCGCGGGGCGGTGGGCACGCCGCTCTACGTCGCGCCCGAGCAGCTCACCGCGCCCGAGACCGTGGGCGCGGCCGTGGACATCTACGGGCTCGGGCTCGTCGCCTACGCCTTTCTCACGGGCGAGGCCTACTGGCGCGAGGAGCAGGAGCGCCACGCGGGCTCGAGCTACAAGCTCGCGATGGCCACCCTGAACCACCCGCTCGAGCCGCCCACCTCGCGCGCGCACCGCCGCAAGCGCGTGGAGCTGCCGCCAGCGTTCGACGCGTGGTTCGCGACCTGCACCGCGCTCCGGCCCGAGAGCCGCTTCGTGCGCATCACCGAGGCGATGCTCGCGCTGTCCTCGGCGCTCGGGTTCTCCACGCGACCGGCCACCGGGACCATCGAGCGGGTCGAGCGGGTGCCGACGCCCCCCGACGCGATGGCGACGATCGGGCCGCCCTCGCGCTCGAATCGAACCCCGACCCGCGCCACGCCCGCGATCTCGGTCGGCGTCCCCTCCGAGCGGATGCCCGCCGGCCCCGCGTCCACGCGCAACATCACGCGCCTGTCGCAGGCCGGCTACACGATCTCGGTCGATCCGAGCCGCAAGCTCGTCCACGTGAGGGTATGGGGCTTCTGGACCCCCGACATCGGGCGGCAATACCTCGAGGAGTTCCGGCAGAAATCGCAGCCCTTCTGGGGGAGCCGCTGGTTCGTCCTGGCGGATATCCGCGAATTCCCCGCGCAGCGGCCCGAGGTGGGCGAGTACGTGAAGGGGACGATGGTGCTCGCGCAGCAGAATGGGATCGTCCGGGCGGCGAACCTCGTCGCGTCCGCGCTGAGCAAGATGCACATCGCGCGGCTCTCGGCCGAGCAGGGATTGCCTGAATACTCGTTCTTCACGGACGAGCAGGAGGCGATCCGCTGGCTGCTCGGCTCCTGA